One Halalkalicoccus sp. NIPERK01 genomic region harbors:
- the rpsB gene encoding 30S ribosomal protein S2 encodes MSNEPDQDGLDAAEEEIDEEPEPEAGGDPEIDPDEDVRAETDEPSAEAEEAEAEPEDEGPALDEDVMSDEEADLLIPVEEYLGAGAHIGTQQKTKDMERFIHRVRTDGLYVLDVSKTDERIRTAADFLSNYDPEQVLVTSSRQYGRFPAEKFAETIGARARTGRFIPGTLTNPKYDGYIEPDVLVVTDPIGDAQAVTEAITVGIPVIAMCDSNNSTSNVDLVIPTNNKGRKALSVVYWLLANETLDRRGADTVYALEDFESGI; translated from the coding sequence ATGAGCAACGAACCAGACCAAGACGGGCTCGACGCCGCCGAGGAGGAGATCGACGAGGAACCCGAACCCGAAGCGGGCGGGGACCCCGAAATCGATCCCGACGAGGACGTCAGGGCCGAGACCGACGAACCGAGCGCCGAGGCCGAGGAGGCCGAGGCCGAACCAGAAGACGAGGGGCCGGCCCTCGACGAGGACGTCATGTCCGACGAGGAGGCCGACCTCCTCATTCCCGTCGAGGAGTACCTCGGCGCGGGGGCCCACATCGGGACCCAGCAGAAGACCAAGGACATGGAGCGGTTCATCCACCGCGTTCGGACGGATGGCCTGTACGTGCTCGACGTCTCCAAGACCGACGAGCGCATCCGCACCGCCGCGGACTTCCTCTCGAACTACGACCCCGAGCAGGTGCTGGTGACCTCCTCCCGACAGTACGGTCGGTTCCCCGCCGAGAAGTTCGCGGAGACCATCGGCGCGCGCGCCCGGACGGGCCGGTTCATCCCGGGGACGCTGACCAACCCCAAGTACGACGGCTACATCGAACCCGACGTGCTCGTGGTGACGGACCCGATCGGCGACGCCCAAGCCGTCACGGAGGCGATCACCGTGGGCATCCCCGTCATCGCGATGTGTGACTCGAACAACTCGACGAGCAACGTCGACCTCGTGATCCCGACGAACAACAAGGGTCGCAAGGCGCTGTCGGTGGTCTACTGGCTGCTGGCCAACGAGACGCTCGACCGGCGCGGTGCCGACACCGTCTACGCGCTCGAGGACTTCGAGAGCGGGATTTAA
- the eno gene encoding phosphopyruvate hydratase yields MTRIADVRLRRILDSRGNGTVEVDVLTESGGFGRAAAPSGASTGEHEAIELAPEEAIAAARERAVPRLVDEVYAGDQRSVDAALHAADGTDDFSEIGANSAVAISMAAAKAGADMLGAPLYQHLGGAFRGENFPIPLGNVVGGGEHAADATDIQEFLSAPVGAPNVTDAVFANAAVHGEIHDVLAERAIPAGKGDEGAWAPSIDDEEAFEIVAEATETVSQEVGFEIGFGLDVAAAEMFEDGEYVYRDRTRSTEEQIEYIADLVREYDLVYVEDPLDENDFEAFADLTEKVGERTLICGDDLFVTNTERLSQGIEQGSANSILIKPNQIGTLTDAFDAIELATRNGLDPVVSHRSGETEDATIAHLAVATDAPFIKTGAAGGERTAKLNELIRIAEDAL; encoded by the coding sequence ATGACCCGGATCGCGGACGTCAGGCTCAGACGGATCCTCGACTCGCGGGGCAACGGCACCGTCGAGGTCGACGTGCTGACCGAGAGCGGCGGGTTCGGTCGTGCGGCCGCACCGAGCGGCGCGAGCACGGGCGAGCACGAGGCGATCGAACTCGCCCCCGAAGAGGCGATCGCCGCCGCCCGCGAGCGGGCGGTCCCCCGCCTCGTCGACGAAGTGTACGCCGGCGACCAGCGAAGCGTCGACGCGGCGCTCCACGCCGCCGACGGCACCGACGACTTCTCGGAGATCGGCGCCAACAGCGCGGTCGCCATCAGCATGGCCGCCGCGAAGGCCGGCGCGGACATGCTCGGCGCGCCGCTGTACCAGCATCTCGGGGGAGCGTTCCGCGGGGAGAACTTTCCCATACCTCTTGGAAACGTCGTCGGCGGGGGCGAACACGCCGCCGACGCGACCGACATCCAGGAGTTCCTCTCCGCACCCGTCGGCGCCCCCAACGTGACCGACGCGGTGTTCGCGAACGCCGCGGTCCACGGCGAGATCCACGACGTTCTCGCCGAGCGCGCGATTCCCGCGGGCAAGGGCGACGAGGGCGCGTGGGCGCCGTCGATCGACGACGAGGAGGCCTTCGAGATCGTGGCCGAGGCCACCGAGACGGTCAGTCAGGAGGTCGGTTTCGAGATCGGCTTCGGCCTCGACGTCGCGGCCGCCGAGATGTTCGAGGACGGCGAGTACGTGTACCGCGACCGGACCCGCTCGACGGAGGAGCAGATCGAGTACATCGCGGATCTCGTCCGCGAGTACGACCTGGTCTACGTCGAGGACCCCCTCGACGAGAACGACTTCGAGGCGTTCGCCGACCTGACCGAGAAGGTGGGCGAGCGGACGCTGATCTGTGGGGACGACCTGTTCGTCACCAACACCGAGCGTCTCTCGCAGGGGATCGAGCAGGGATCGGCCAACTCGATTCTGATCAAGCCCAACCAGATCGGGACGCTGACCGACGCCTTCGACGCGATCGAACTCGCGACGCGAAACGGCCTCGATCCCGTCGTCTCCCATCGCTCGGGCGAGACCGAGGACGCGACGATCGCACACCTCGCCGTGGCGACCGACGCCCCGTTCATCAAGACGGGCGCGGCCGGCGGCGAGCGAACCGCCAAACTCAACGAACTCATCCGCATCGCGGAGGACGCACTATGA
- a CDS encoding DNA-directed RNA polymerase subunit K codes for MTSQQFSRYEKARILGARALQVSYGAPVLIETDQSEPILIAAEEYDAGVLPFTVRRGDT; via the coding sequence ATGACGAGCCAACAGTTCAGCCGGTACGAGAAGGCACGCATCCTCGGCGCGCGAGCGCTGCAGGTCTCGTACGGCGCGCCCGTGCTGATCGAGACGGACCAGTCCGAACCGATCCTGATCGCCGCCGAGGAGTACGACGCGGGCGTGCTCCCCTTCACCGTTCGACGGGGTGACACATGA
- a CDS encoding DNA-directed RNA polymerase subunit N, whose translation MMVPVRCFTCGNVVGEHWEAFTARVDEGEDPAAVLDDLGVSRHCCRRMLVSHTDLVDVVAPYQ comes from the coding sequence ATGATGGTACCAGTCCGGTGTTTCACGTGTGGTAACGTCGTCGGCGAGCACTGGGAGGCCTTCACGGCCCGCGTCGACGAGGGCGAGGACCCAGCGGCGGTGCTCGACGATCTGGGGGTCTCGCGACACTGCTGTCGCCGGATGCTCGTCTCGCACACCGACCTCGTCGACGTGGTGGCTCCCTACCAATGA
- a CDS encoding NAD-dependent epimerase/dehydratase family protein: MRNQRVLVTGGAGFIGSNLANYLAEDNDVIAVDDCYLGTPENLDRTVEFHETSVLEDDLPTDVDVVFHLAALSSYGMHEDDPTKGARVNVEGFVNVVEQARDDGCETVVYASTSSIYGSRTEPSPEEMVVSVNTGYEASKLARERYAEYFANHYDMSMAGMRFFSVYQGYGGAEAHKGQYANVIAQFANDLANGEAPVIYGDGTQTRDFTHVSDIVRGLELAADHELTGVYNLGTGEAYDFNTVVDLLNEELGTDIDPEYVENPIPDSVYVHDTCADPTKINEKTGWEPRIAFREGIRRVCAPYVSEPAPVDRTTDDR; the protein is encoded by the coding sequence ATGCGCAACCAGCGCGTTCTCGTGACGGGTGGAGCCGGGTTCATCGGATCGAATCTCGCCAACTATCTCGCCGAAGACAACGACGTGATCGCCGTCGACGACTGCTATCTCGGCACGCCCGAGAACCTCGACCGAACCGTCGAGTTCCACGAGACGAGCGTCCTTGAGGATGACCTCCCCACCGACGTCGACGTGGTGTTTCACCTCGCGGCGCTGTCCTCGTACGGGATGCACGAGGACGACCCCACGAAGGGCGCGCGCGTCAACGTCGAGGGGTTCGTCAACGTCGTCGAACAGGCGCGCGATGACGGCTGCGAGACGGTCGTCTACGCCTCGACCTCCTCGATCTACGGCAGTCGGACCGAGCCCTCGCCCGAGGAGATGGTCGTCTCCGTCAACACGGGCTACGAGGCGTCGAAACTCGCCCGGGAGCGCTACGCCGAGTACTTCGCGAACCACTACGACATGTCGATGGCCGGGATGCGCTTCTTCTCGGTCTATCAGGGCTACGGCGGCGCCGAGGCCCACAAGGGCCAGTACGCGAACGTGATCGCCCAGTTCGCGAACGACCTCGCGAACGGCGAGGCGCCCGTGATCTACGGCGACGGCACCCAAACCCGCGACTTCACGCACGTCTCGGACATCGTCCGGGGACTCGAACTCGCGGCCGATCACGAACTCACTGGCGTGTACAACCTCGGGACGGGCGAGGCGTACGACTTCAATACGGTCGTCGACCTGCTCAACGAGGAACTCGGAACCGACATCGACCCCGAGTACGTCGAGAACCCGATTCCCGACAGCGTCTACGTTCACGACACGTGCGCCGACCCCACGAAGATCAACGAGAAAACCGGCTGGGAGCCCCGGATCGCCTTCCGGGAGGGGATCCGCCGCGTCTGTGCCCCGTACGTCTCCGAACCCGCACCCGTGGATCGGACGACCGACGACCGATGA
- a CDS encoding glycosyltransferase family 2 protein, translating into MSEYTAEEGVYGQEHAKPAIGLIATRENDAELTLTILQAIRQGYDVLVTHGEAAEPEAVDLARMLDARIVQPDHANDDRESLVSTLTIAARTGGYPGLIYQAADSSAIDYARSEAELAEGTGFAVEAVPAGVVRQRPSIVVGIPAYNEAGSIAEVVRAASEYGDRVLVVDDGSRDDTALVASEAGANVIEHEYNRGYGGALKTLFQAAERQDAEHLVILDADNQHDPADIPRLVAAQREANAEIVIGSRFVDGAMSDVPRYRRLGLFVVNTLTNMSIGAFHPKKRISDTQSGFRAYNRRAIAGLAEDDAIGSKMNASTDILYHAHQRGYAIEEVGIRVRYDVENASSQDPFSHGYNLVNNIAATVQNTHPLISLGIPGLLCLLLGVSGTYWLVSNFLATGSPSFALTAFSALFWFGGFFACAAAVILHSLKIANRR; encoded by the coding sequence ATGTCGGAATACACCGCCGAGGAGGGCGTCTACGGGCAAGAACATGCGAAGCCGGCGATCGGTTTGATCGCGACCCGGGAGAACGACGCCGAGCTGACCCTGACGATCCTACAGGCGATCCGACAGGGATACGACGTGCTGGTGACGCACGGGGAGGCCGCCGAACCGGAGGCGGTCGATCTGGCTCGAATGCTCGACGCGCGGATCGTCCAGCCCGATCACGCGAACGACGACCGGGAATCGCTCGTGTCGACGCTGACCATCGCCGCCCGCACGGGAGGCTATCCGGGTTTGATCTATCAGGCTGCGGACTCGTCCGCGATCGACTACGCGCGAAGCGAGGCGGAACTCGCGGAGGGGACCGGTTTCGCGGTCGAGGCGGTTCCCGCAGGGGTCGTTCGCCAACGGCCCTCGATCGTCGTCGGGATACCCGCCTACAACGAGGCGGGATCGATCGCAGAGGTCGTGAGGGCGGCCAGCGAGTACGGCGATCGCGTCCTCGTCGTCGACGACGGTAGCCGGGACGACACCGCGCTCGTCGCGAGCGAGGCGGGTGCGAACGTCATCGAACACGAGTACAACCGCGGCTACGGCGGGGCGCTCAAGACACTGTTTCAGGCCGCCGAGCGACAGGACGCGGAACACCTCGTCATCCTCGACGCCGACAACCAACACGATCCGGCGGACATCCCGCGTCTCGTCGCCGCACAGCGCGAGGCCAACGCGGAGATCGTCATCGGCAGTCGGTTCGTCGACGGCGCGATGAGCGACGTCCCCCGGTACCGGCGGCTGGGGCTGTTCGTGGTCAACACGCTCACGAACATGAGCATCGGGGCGTTTCACCCGAAGAAACGGATCTCCGACACCCAGAGCGGTTTCCGGGCGTACAACCGCCGTGCGATCGCGGGGCTGGCCGAGGACGACGCCATCGGGAGCAAGATGAACGCCAGTACGGACATCCTCTATCACGCACACCAGCGGGGATACGCGATCGAGGAGGTCGGCATCCGGGTACGGTACGACGTCGAGAACGCGAGCAGTCAGGACCCGTTCTCGCACGGGTACAACCTCGTGAACAACATCGCCGCGACCGTCCAGAACACGCACCCGCTGATCAGCCTCGGCATACCGGGCCTCCTCTGTCTCCTCTTGGGCGTCAGCGGTACCTACTGGCTCGTCTCGAACTTCCTCGCGACGGGGTCGCCGTCGTTCGCCCTCACGGCGTTCTCCGCGCTGTTC